A region of Rhodoferax potami DNA encodes the following proteins:
- a CDS encoding ANTAR domain-containing response regulator → MTEPLRIVVITSDLAVQDPEDTHAQDQADRSRSLRIGLLESGFNLIASLPADVFLTERLAQLQPDMVIVDAESDARDALEHVVMATRDERRPIVMFTNDHDSRTAREAVAAGVSAYIVAGLQPERIRPILDVAMARFEQEQALRRELADTRNELHELSSALQDRKVIDRAKALLMQRQSLSEEAAYAKLRKTAMDKNLKIVEVAQRMLDVADLLG, encoded by the coding sequence ATGACAGAACCCCTGCGCATCGTTGTGATTACCTCAGACCTGGCGGTGCAAGACCCCGAGGACACCCATGCGCAAGACCAGGCCGACCGCTCGCGCAGCCTGCGCATCGGATTGCTGGAAAGTGGTTTCAACCTGATCGCCTCTTTGCCGGCCGATGTGTTTTTGACCGAACGGCTGGCGCAACTCCAGCCCGACATGGTCATTGTGGATGCCGAGAGTGACGCCCGCGACGCCCTTGAGCATGTGGTCATGGCCACCCGGGACGAGCGCCGCCCGATCGTGATGTTCACCAACGACCACGACAGCCGCACCGCCCGCGAGGCGGTGGCAGCCGGGGTATCGGCCTACATCGTGGCCGGCTTGCAGCCAGAGCGGATCCGACCCATCCTCGATGTCGCGATGGCCCGCTTTGAACAAGAGCAGGCCTTGCGCCGCGAACTGGCCGACACCCGCAACGAGCTCCACGAGCTCTCCAGCGCCCTGCAAGACCGCAAGGTCATCGACCGGGCCAAGGCCCTGTTGATGCAACGCCAGTCCCTCTCCGAGGAGGCCGCTTACGCCAAGCTGCGTAAAACCGCGATGGACAAGAACCTGAAGATCGTCGAGGTCGCCCAGCGCATGCTGGATGTCGCCGACCTGCTGGGCTAA